The sequence AAGagtataaaaaaacaaaaaacaaataaacaaataaattttttaacagCGCGCATTGGATCCAACTaacttcgacaggccgaagggggacGGCGTTTAGATATCTCAAAGACTATAGGCTTgacctatcgaagataaaccttgccagtagggggctactgttggagatcatctcccgccatccCCGCACTCGAAGATAACTACGAGGTTAGTTGGAGGTGCTACGTGATAGCTGTCGTGCtggttgcatcttcttctcaccggattggcGTGTGCGAAGCGTCCAAGCAtcttgttctcaccggattggcgCATGCGAAGGCTGACCGATCTCGATTGTCGAGCGAGGCCCCGATTCGCATCCCGCGTCCTTCGAACCAtgcgaagacaagaccaggTCTTCGCATGGAGGCAGCGAAGGCAGCTCGTCAGGAGGTCGGACGAAAAGGGCTTCGATATCCTTCGGTTGGACGACCAGCTTGATAGTGGGCCCGGTTGCCCTGGgcactgttgtaattatgggatcatgctcatttgtaccatattacccccggatattccgggaatatagcaggttagggggtaatataTGTAAACCGGGCTCGTAATCGTCGGGTACGGACTATAAATAGAGTCACAGTGTAACCGTGAAAGGTAATCGAAAACTGTTCTACTTTCAGTACACGTCACTATAAAGGACCTTCGCCACTTTCACCCccgaaggcccaccttgtctgggacttcgatcccaacaacATGATTGGTTACAGTCAGagattaaaaaattcaaacataaaTTTAAGTTCACAGGCACCTAAGTTCAAAAAGGTGCACGTGCCTTTTTTCCACAGTACACATATGATTGTATTTTTGCACAATTGTGGGAAGTGCATACATTATAACATGTTCTACATATATGGTTTTCTTTTCCTGAATTTGTTTAGTGCACACCGCGCAAAACAAAATGGGCGCATATGAATTTAAGTTCATAAATCAGTTTCAAAGAATTCCAGAGTATTCTCTGGTCAATGACAACAAAATGGCATGTGCAATTCATTTCTTCACTGCTATATCCGATGAAATGAGAACCTAGCCTAAGTTCAATACTTTCTACTTTGTGTCATGTGCGGCAAGGTCTACAGGAGCTGTGGTAGGAGGTCAGGCCTGTGTCTGCCACTTTCATGACCACTAGGATATAAGCCACTGAACTAGCTTGTTTAGCTATTATCCTATCTATTGGTTGCCAAACATTCAAACCAGCATTTGTTATTCCTATATTTATTTGTTGAGCATCATTATTCAAAGATAGAATTATCTCTAAATAGATCAAGCAAGTTATCTCAAACTCCTCTCTTCCCCTTCACTTCCCCACACACCCTCTTCTCTCCCTGCGCATTGCTTCTCCTCCATCATGGCTCCTGGCCACACTTGCATTCAGGGGCAGAGACCACCCACTAACCACAACTAAGGTTGTTAAGCAAACGAAAAGCAGGGAAATAGCAcagtaataataataagtaCCTTGATGTAGTTGTCAGTGTCCAATGTGAAGCGGTGATACATCCCTGCAGGCAGAACAATCATGCCTCCTTTCTTTAATGCTACACGGATCCACTGATCATTTTGATCCCTCACATCAAAGTATCCTAGAAAAATATCAGAAGTGACTATATAGAAAAGATGTCCTCTTTATTTTTCTAAGAGTACCAAAGATATTGTGTTTCTTGAAGTGTTTACAGAGTAATACAAACAAACGTAACAAGATACATACCACTCCCTTCGAGACAATAGCATATTTCTTCATCAGTATGCAGGTGCTCTTCAAAGAAATTCTTTATCTTAGTCTCATAATTTGGCAGCTTCTCTGGGCAAACATCACAAATGTCCTGCAAATAGCAAAACAATAAATGCCTACTAAATTTCTTATATTTTACTTTACtaacaccaaacagtactaggCTCGAGCATAAGACAATAAATCATCAAGTCTAAGGAGTGTGGACAAACCATGTAAGAGTAGCCTCTGGCTTCACGGATTTTCTTGAGGTTCTCATCATTCTCCCAGTTATCAGGGTTTAGGCGCCAGCTGATGATTCCTAGTTCTAGATATAAAAGATGCAAATGTTTTAACTTCTATAAACAGGGAATTTAAATATTTGCCACTTGTACAAGAGTTCAAGCACAAGCTATAGTTAATAAGGTGAGCTGCAAATGTGCAAACCTGATAGCTTCTCAAGAGGAATGAATTCTTTAGGTTCACGGTGATGAGGAAGCCTCTGGTCTTCTTGGCTATCATCCATGTACCATGCTTCAATAACATCCTTCTTACCATCCtattgaagaaaataaaatgagtATAACAATTAACAAGAAGTAAACACCACGTGATACAAGGGATACACTTACAATGAAATTTCTCTAGTTGATAAGGATGCTAGTTACTAGCCTAACTCAACAATAggggtgcaaattaattaacctaAGGGTATCCACTGACCCTTTTTAGTTCAACCAATAACACTACTTTTCTCAAATTGAgcaattttttagaaaactagTGTTATTGGTTGAACTAAAGAGGGTCAGTGGGTACCCTtaggttaattaatttgcaccccTACTCAACAACAATACTTGTAGTGTATAACTATATGATATGCCTTCTATAAATGCATCATCAGAATAATAGAATGTGAAAGTTGATGTAAGGATAGTCATAGATTTCGCGTAAGTAAACACATATGGCAGCATAAATTTGTAGCAGGCGTCTGAACTTAAACTTTTGTCTGTGTGTGCAACATGTATATCCTCTTTTTTGGTGACTTTGAGGAAGGAGAAGGCCAGAGCCTCTCAGTTCCAACTTCTAATATGAAAGATCGCACGTGATATAAATAATTCAGAACCAGTTAACTACTAATACATGACACTGCCAGCTTTCCTGTTTTAATTAAATCGATGGTGCTTCCACTATAAGTAGATGGATATCGTTTTCAGAGTATTGTTTTAGAGACCAAATGTTGAAATTCTATTGTTGGGCGCCAAATGAAAGAAAGACACAATTTAAACACATTTACCAAATCCCAATTTGTCATCAACcctgttttaaaattttatcattttattcCTTAACTTCTAACAAAATGGATtgattttttgagaatttatgaTCCTCAACATGAGGAGACAAAGAAAAATATTCACAATTGAACTGAAACCCCATTTGGCAGCAGTGATTAGGGATGCATCCACGTCACTGTCAGGTTTGTAGTAAGTCTAAATCCACAAGCAAAGTATTATTCTGCTCATGCTCCTATagttcaaaagaaaacaaaatagaaagCAACGGAAGAATTGAACAGTGTTCAGATATTGTTAACAGTATAGCTTCAGGACATCAGATAATTATTCAGTCTGAGTAACATCATCACAGGGACAGTTTACTATCCCCACTACATAGATTTCTCTCTCTGGGATGAAATCAAGGATCCCACACAATGATTCTACACACTATTCCTTCATACAGGACAAGAAATGAAGGTATGCGGGCAAGCTGACAGTGAGTTAAGCAACCGTTGTATGGTTTATCAATTAGTTAAGACCAAACCAAACAAGTCAATTGATAGCATTCTTGGGGGATCCTCCAGACATCCAAGTATTAAGGACGCGAAGGAACAAAACAAATCTACCTCATAAACAAGGACCAATTCAAAATTTATGAAGTTTTTAGCACTAAGGTACAGTTACTTAGCACTAAACCAGCAGTAGTCGAACAGATGAGATTTGCTCCAAGCCGTAAAGCTCATTTGAGATTAGAGCTCGCATCAGATGAAGCATCTAGTTCATTTACTTGGCCATCAGATTAATCAAGAATCGCAGCGATTCCTACGCCCAACTCCCCCAAAAACTACATGCATGTTTCGAACAATAACCTAGCAAATTTCCCAGGAATCCCCACTCCAACCCAATTATCTTCAAGAATCCTCTCCTCAACCATCCTAGCTCTGGTTCCTGGTCTAAGGAATCCTCTCTCCATCCGAGAACTCAAATCTACCCAAAAACATTTCGCAGTAAACAAGCAAAATTTCTCCACTTCTGCTACTACGCTTCTCCCCATCCGTTTCTTGCAGCCAGAACAGCAAATATACAAACACAACCAAGATAATAGGTGGAAAATTTCCAACTTTCTTGATGCAGGATCCTTTCATCTTCGCGAAGAAAGAAGAATAAGTGAATCGAGGGACAAGATTGCGCAGTGATGAATACCTGGAACTCGGcctccatgttggagctcctcTCGATGTGTGTTCTTGCTTTCGCTTCATCGGCAAAATCCTCGAGAATTTTTATACGGTGCAAAGGTTAAGAGATTTGCGCGTGTAGGTCCCTGAAGAAAAGATTAATTGTATTCGTACCCTTGGACTTTCCCGAGCTAACAAAATGGCTTATAGGTCGTGGCTACTGAACCGACACGAGACACGACACTGTAATCACGTTATAGGTACAGCATAGCCCCAAGACGGGATATATCTGAGCCGAGCGTGCGGCACGGTGTACCCGCATGACACGACCCGGttgagtcgggccggcacgggcacgaccCAGCCCAGGCCGACACGATCAGACACGATCCGGCTCGGTACGTATGGATTCgactattttctatatatatttttttttaattttgaagctattttatctattttatatatatattttttaattttatagctattttttatttttttcgagaTGACTGTGCCAACGGGCCGCCTGTAGCACTGTACCCATCGGGCCAACCGTGCCGTCGTGTCGAAATCGTGCCTTGGCCGGCCCGACATGGTACGGTGATCGATAGGTCGTGTCGTAGGCTGAAGGAGAGGTACGCGGGTCGACACGATATGACCCATTACAGTAGGTGGGTCGTACCGAGTCAAACCCGTATCGATCCGATTCAAATGACCTATTTAACTATCTCTGATTCTTACCAACCTTACCTGCATAGAATAAGGCTGGATTTTATTTTGCTAACTTATCATATTTAATTCTTTACAACAAGTTTGACAAATTACACCGAAGCTCAATACATTATGTTATTCAGCGATTCATCCTCACTGTTTTTTATATGAAAGTTCTTTTCATTCctaattattatatatatatatatatatatatatatatatatatatatttcaagatgtatatattattttttaagatgtgTATCATCCTTTCTGAATATTTATTAGAGGAGAGTATATCTACAGAACTAAAAAAACTTTTATATATAATATCATATTATTGACTTATTTGAGACATAATACCCAACAAAAAATGAGACTATACCATTCTCAAAGGCAATCAAAGCCCAAAATTCATCCCATCCCAGTGGACCTTTTATTCTTACGTCCGCGTATATTAGTGATATTTAATCACACACGCAGGCATAAAAAGAATACGGAGGACCGCATGACAATTGCTCCGGCTAAGCGCTGACAGAAGCAAGCCACGCCGCACCCGCGGAAACGAGGCTGCACGAAGCACGCAGTCAAGGATCTCCACACGAAATCCACGGGCGTTCCTGGTTTCCTTGGGCCgtgcaatttttatttattttctattttttccgaTGCGTTGAACCTGGACGTGTTTTGGCTGCAGAGTGCTGGCACGAACAAGGGATTCTGAATTCTCGGCAAGAGGCACTTAAAGAAATGAAAAATCTTGATCAGAAGTCACAGAATGAGAACCCAAACTCTGGGCCATGAAGCCGTTGAAGACGACAGCTTCGAGGTGACGGCTAGCAAAACCATAGGAATCGTCAATTCTTGGTTGCAAATTGTAATTGTATAAGTACTATGCGGTTGTGAGTCTACTGCCAACCAAAGGCTGGTAGAATATGCTGACAGCAATGCCAACTGGGAGTAGAGAGTAGTCCAACTATTACGAGGAGTTGCAGTAAATTTTGCATCAGAATATATACCAGCTTATTCTTTGAAAATGTTTTTGATGAACCAGTGTTACTCGGATCCGACACAGATATTATAATCTGATTCAAATTTGAGTATTTGATTcggtaaaaaaatttagatacatAAAATACAACTTGAAATGGATATAGATAACATGATGGTGAACACGTGGTGCGGGTAAAAAATGTTAAACATGCCGCAGTACAGTattaatccaaccacaaaccaagTCCCGGACAAGAATCCACCAGGGAGTTGGGAATCGACCACAAACCAGCCAGAAGTTGGCCAATTCTAAAAGTGCGTATGGCGAAACCTGCAAATTTTGGCTTAGCTGTTACCTGTTCTCCATTCGTATGTTTTGAAACAAACAATACAAACTGGCATTGTGTGTAAGCAAAATTCGTGgaagatataaaaaattatattagcaCATAATAatttaatcaaattaaaatCAAGCAGCAAACATTTATGTGTGTATCCCACATCTAAACTATTCATATGCTACATTGCACAAACTTACCCACCTATATATTAGTGCTTTGCATATTGAAAGTATTTCTATCCTCTCTTTCTTCTGCCTTTCATGTACTCTtgattagggatgaaaacggatcAGGTACGGATGGATAATGATCGTTTCATATCTTTATCTGTATTTTTAACCGAAAACGGAAATGAATATGAAAATTCTGGATAcggaaacgaatacggatagtatcaaaaacaaatatggtGTCAATACGAATCGAATATAAATATGTATCTGAATATCTGTCAAATGATAAGACTCCTTAAATTGTGCGtataaaaacaagaaaaatagtAATATAGTATAACTTCACATATAAGATGAAtaaattatacatataaaaacaacaaaaataacaatatagtgTAACTTCACACACAAGAGAAATAAATTATAcgtataaaaaaacaaaaacaacaatatAGTGTAACTTCATACATAAGTAAAATTATAAGTAGTTAGAGGGCAAATTTGGGAATTTAGACAATATACGTAaccgtatttgcgaaattagataacatgttgacgtatttgtaaatctagcactcgtattcggtaactcAAAATCCGAAATTTAGATTTCGGTAACTAAAATTCCGAAAACAACTCGGACccactgtattcggcaactgaggtaccgaatacggcactgttgccGAATACACCCGGCCACCCATCGCATCAATAAAATTTTGCCGAAATCAGTGCATTGTCACGTCACATCGTATCGATGCTTTCGGTGTGTGCGTGCCAGCGGGAGTTGATGCTGCTTTTGCGCTTAATCAAATGCCCTGGCtcgcagaagagagaagggaaaagggagaagagagcagcagagaagagaagggagaagaggagagcagcagtggagagaagagagcagcagtggagCAATGCTAGGAGAAGCAGTTCGAGCAGAGGGGGCAGCCGGAGAGGATCAACGCGAGTAGCAGTCACGCTCAATTTCCTTAAGGTAAGTTCttagattacgtagttaattagtaattgtaattagatttttcttagtccattcagaagtatattagtcatttcgtcagtatattgttaaattcattcaagtacatttgattaattatattattttgataaattagagtatttaaattatttatttagttggattatatgaattttattagtaagtgtgattagattctttacttaatatagtaacatgaatttacgtgatttaatctaggtaattagttttattaaagtaatataattaatcaattaacttgattaattagtttaatcacttaggtttggtacaaccgtagaagatagtgtccagtagcaacaaagatgcatattagttgtatattgcactatttaattagtattatttttatacttattatttattacatgtacatttatttaggagatatggtatgattttccatatttattatggagaacgtcccacgGTTTTGTACGAGagactcgtaacaattcagaactgccagcacatagagagttcggttgaggtacctattgatctagatggcctgaaatcacatgttatgtgtcttttgcgtgtgaaccagcagtcccatactgttgtcctagagggtgtacggccgcggcttgttccaaatagctcggtcgttgtccatacgttgttcgagatgagtaggaacaacgcatgagctttgtactcacgcaaggcattagaggagaactttgatatggcggtgtatgtaaacatagtgtcacgactggtgcaagatGATGCAGTGACCACGGTGGAAGGCTCAgaccagcaggtgatgcatgaagaggatggagggcatgttggggagggcagttccagtagagagggagctagagtggacccttgtGAGGTCGATGCAAgatgcatggataatgaagctggtggtagcggggatgaagaagctgctgacaatgatgacccggtcccgacgatccagtactttcgtggtactgGGCTCCTGGATTGTgtcatcgttgagtataacaccttatctaactggggataccagaatagcgacattcaggtcgggcaacagtttcgtaacagaggggaggtcatccactttattagcaactatgctgtaataacaagaagggaccacaagtgcgcctggtctaaccctacggagtatgaggtaaGGTGTaccaagcacccgaattgcccttacttcgtacgagcacatcagccaaaatatgagaactattttgtgatcagtagacacaccctacatacatgcagcgaataggctattaggaatgtgagccacgccgttgatgcgaggttcgtagccccactcctcatcacgcttattggcacggaaatttgtttgtcgccaaaatcgattatggggaaggtgcacactaagactggcatgcttatcaattaccacaccgcgtggcgagcgaagcagaaggcgttgcagatgctatttggaagcttcgaagagtcatacaacaatgctctgaggctgctgcagaagattgccatggcGAATCCAGGGACttagtgggccatggcggatgaacCGATTaggctagatgatgggtcatatagcaccactgaccgatatctcattaggttattctggtcctttggacaatgcatcgaagcattcaggCATTGCAGGCtggttgtatgcgtggatgccacatttctgagcggcaagttccatagtacccttatgacagcaatggcggcggatgcaaataatcagatcatttctctcgcctttgcaatggttgagagtgaaaatAATGATAGTTGGCtctggttcctcaccttggtgaggacacgtgtcgtgggaaaTAGAGAACGAGTTTAtgtcatctcagaccgcaacaagggccttctgcatgcgttggacgtgctgcatgatagcacaaactgctccattgcatggcctgatgtggagagaagatggtgcatgcgacacttgggcgcgaacctgtacacaaggtaccacagcaagtcgcttgtaaagagattcaaatggctatgtcttcagaaccagcaggctcaacgagatatggagagagttaattGAGACCACTCtcaagatgatggcagaccagTAAGCAGGGGAGGATCAACTACGGACGCAAATGGTTaggggccaaactatcgttagtcgttcacgtggtacgtttagccagtggatagcgggaaaaccggtggagcgttgggcccttatCTATGATactcatggtgccaggttagcgcatagaattgtaatgatcatattgtaccgattcttatgcaaatagccattctaaaattattgtatcccatgttaggtacaccatcatgacaacgaacatagcggaggcgttcaacaatatcctaaagggagtacggggcctcccgttatgtgccattattgagctcacattctaaaAAAAGGTGGACTACTTTCGAGatcgtggtaatgctgctatgaagtgcagcacacggtttgcacctaaggtggagcaaatcatatcaagaaggaggagcaagacaCACTTTCATCAGTCGAGGATCTACGAcctggccaacaatgactttgagatcatgtgccaccgtaggtatgcttcagggtatagcgccggggacaccgtgcagcaatgtcaacttggacctaatgaggtgaagtgcacatgcaataagccaaaactacaccatatcccgtgcaggcatgtcttagccgcttgcagggacataggtggcaatgacggatcacagtacgtatcaccgtacttcacgatcgatgcattgaggagcacatagcttccaaagatgcggtcctttaacatcggaaccaactacaaatcgatcgaggggccaaagtgggtaccttatccacgagcacgacacacagatcctggaaggcctagatctacgaggctgcaaggtaATATGGATGAAACAGATGCTGTTGATAGCCTACgcaggtgcaaactttgcaaacaacctgacCATGACAGAAGGACTTGCCCGACCCGTCAGTAAACTATCATACCACTATCGAACTGAATTGTCTTAGAGACTTTGCATTTTATTTGTTCTTAGAAGCTATCCGCAGAAATGGTTTGTATTGTAAAATGTTAGTCAcctgttagttgtactacttattttgcattatgtggtttgcactgtacccctttagacaagaagtgaccacacggctCTGCTtgaactatgaaatgacaacacctctagcaacaaccattgtattgtaaacgtaattttatttatttatttcatgtttcttaaatattcatgGATCCGTGTTTTGATGTAGAGACAGAGCGTTATAGTCAGTGAGcaataaatctatggcgggatcctctagtacaggctttccatggacaccgTCAATGATCgttatagcacttaatgcctccttacaggttgtgcGCGAAGGAAACAATGATCCcttaaaggagaacaacataatccaagccgtggcaaaattgcatgcaagacccataTGTTCTAGGTTAACCGCGCCGCTCCAATGTGTAACtaccgaggaccttagggccctcttgtatcatcggcgtcaaatgtatctgagggtccgcgaactggctgaccatccttctgtgataggtttctctaggaaGCACAGAACGATAGTAATGTCGTCGGACCAGTATGCATCTCATATTCAGGTATGTCATATAaacatttggtcaccctacttatcttatttccattgattcgaatggTCCTCTTCTGCGTCAGGCTTTCCTGGAAGATgaacagttgatcaacaaagaaatctcacacttcttggcaatgtatatgctcttcggcaggggtgtgatgcctggttcgcgtagaagacgacgacagtcAGCGAACCAAAAGGGTACAGAGGCGACCTCTAAGAATCATCCAGAtaatgacgaggacgaagacgatgacgatttcatgccccccATGCCTAGACGTTCCAACAgaaatacaggagaaggttctaggaacactgcaagaggacgtttACGCACAACATCGAGATGCCATACAACCGATAGGGAAATAGGACGTGGTACCACCTCGGAGAaacctcaagatgatgacgacgacgacgatttcatgccacaacgaccccgccctccgaggcttccatctccggaggacaccgatgaccctgaaaatgatgatagatttgctcgtactcatttttacaacttcccagaaccacctcggagatgacaaccatcttacccggaTAGCTTTGACCATCACACCTGGAATTCTTacgctaatttgcgtcgccactttcctttgccctaagcatctattgtaaccctgtatattttattcccttaaggcatgttattatgttctttaggcgtatcgtacatgCTAATGTTTGTTGTTGTCCGCTCTTTATGTGTAACCTCTGTACTGGGTTCCATactacttatgctttacaactactattgtttcctctgtactgagaatttcttacattaacaatacagtgaataatacataatagggatgacctcgacattaaaatcaataatacatgtgtcatgaaaAATTGCACTGGCTACTCAACGGCGACGACGCCTCAcacaatccccaggagtgtaagcgtctggcgggtgtgtggctctcatcccagcagcctgcgcAGGCCCCTGCCTTGCGTGACCTtggtcgtcttcatcatcatctgcctgccctgtgggaaccccaccgaacgtgtatcccgccCCGCTAACTCgaccctgcatgtaccatgccgaaggatcctcgtgcggaagtgtggacggccctagaacgtgctcAAATGGAGTCCAGTGTGCTGAAGGCTCGCCATGCTGGTACCAATGTGACCTTCCAGGTTCATCACCATCTTGGGAGAACTGTCCGCCGAGTAGATCAGTGAAGGTGGCGGACGCTtgcattgcagcagcccagtcaaaagcattagtgtcgctccagcaaggggtctGCTGCGTGCAGTCAACGACGTCCTCCTGATGAGTAGATGCAGCAGCCGGAGGTGTCATTGTAGCCGGAGGTGCTAGTGAACCCAGTGTAAACTGCTCAGGCGCAGGaggctgcgtgcactcctcggcctcaTCACTGGAACATGACACATGACGCACCGAAGCTGAAGATCTATGTCGTGAATGTGACCGGACAGGTTCATCACGGGCACTGAatgagcgcctgctgtgggaggcacaggacgggtccatggcaggttggtcgtaccccctccattgcggggcacacccacctagaccacgtatagcgttTAGGAGGTGGGATCCTCTAGTCCTCATGTACTCTCAGAGAGGGTTACGATCCCTCTGCGATGATGACCCGGTTGGTTCCCCACATGCTTGATCCGCTTGCGTATGCATCACATACGcctcttcagtctgtataagatgacagacatgtcagtaatacagagATTTTCCAAATAAAATCATTATAAGTAACGTATCACTTACCACGACATGAAGtaggcgggcacgatcctcagggaagggtctggggcccgGCTGTACAGGTCCGCTGAGTAAAGTGGCACGCGTGCGGGGACAGTACCAAGCAAGGTAGTCCCAGTACGTGGCctcgtcgtattgtccagcGGTAACGATGACATCAACCGCAgctgactccgtccacctccGTATGTACTCAGCATTCTTGGATGCCCAGTCTTGCGTGCTGCCGCCCCCCTGTGagctcctcctgtacgt is a genomic window of Phragmites australis chromosome 24, lpPhrAust1.1, whole genome shotgun sequence containing:
- the LOC133907837 gene encoding acireductone dioxygenase 1-like — protein: MEAEFQDGKKDVIEAWYMDDSQEDQRLPHHREPKEFIPLEKLSELGIISWRLNPDNWENDENLKKIREARGYSYMDICDVCPEKLPNYETKIKNFFEEHLHTDEEICYCLEGSGYFDVRDQNDQWIRVALKKGGMIVLPAGMYHRFTLDTDNYIKAMRLFVGEPVWTPYNRPHDHLPARKEYLDKLLKTEGGNQAVEAR